From a region of the Mytilus galloprovincialis chromosome 3, xbMytGall1.hap1.1, whole genome shotgun sequence genome:
- the LOC143067796 gene encoding 2-oxoisovalerate dehydrogenase subunit alpha, mitochondrial-like, giving the protein MALLRRLLSPRITQIIGFQAKQLSTSSKCQNVDRPQFPGSRSEYSTKLEFIKPDDFKGIPVYRVMNAKGEIIPGGLDPKLDEATVRKMYQSMTLLNTMDRILYESQRQGRISFYMTNYGEEGTHIGSAAACDPQDVVFGQYREAGVMMWRGFTLDQFMNQCYGNCEDLGKGRQMPVHYGSKDLNFVTISSTLATQMPQAAGSAYALKRGDKKLCVICYFGEGAASEGDAHAAFNFAATLECPIIFFCRNNGYAISTPTSDQYRGDGIASRGAGYGMDTIRVDGNDVFGVYNATKAAREMCVKENRPVLIEAMTYRIGHHSTSDDSSVYRKKGEILSWDDQSPIHRLRNYMEIQGWWDDEQESAWKEKSKKKVMEAFARAEKRKKPNPEMLFTDVYDEMPPRIQKQMESMKSHCTQYKEHYPFDDHVPMT; this is encoded by the exons ATGGCTTTGCTTAGACGTCTTCTGTCTCCCAGAATAACACAGATAATAGGCTTTCAAGCTAAGCAACTGTCAACGTCTTCCAAATGCCAAAATGTG gaTCGACCACAGTTTCCAGGATCCCGATCAGAGTATTCTACTAAGTTAGAATTTATTAAACCTGATGACTTCAAAGGAATACCAGTATACAGAGTAATGAATGCTAAAGGAGAAATTATACCAGGAGGTTTAGATCCAAAG TTAGACGAAGCAACCGTGCGGAAGATGTATCAAAGTATGACTCTTCTGAACACCATGGATCGTATTCTGTATGAATCACAGCGTCAAGGAAGAATATCATTTTACATGACAAATTATGGGGAGGAGGGTACACATATAGGATCAGCCGCTGCTTGTGATCCTCAGGATGTAGTGTTTGGACAGTACAGGGAAGCAG GAGTTATGATGTGGCGAGGTTTTACTTTAGACCAGTTTATGAATCAGTGTTATGGTAACTGTGAAGACCTGGGTAAAGGTAGACAGATGCCAGTTCATTACGGTTCTAAAGATTTAAATTTTGTGACAATATCATCAACACTAGCAACACAAATGCCTCAAG CTGCTGGCTCTGCCTATGCCTTAAAAAGGGGAGATAAGAAGTTATGTGTGATATGCTACTTTGGAGAAGGTGCAGCATCAGAAGGTGATGCACATGCTGCATTTAATTTTGCTGCAACACTAGAATGtcctattatatttttttg TAGAAACAATGGTTATGCCATATCAACACCTACAAGTGACCAGTATAGAGGAGATGGTATAG CCTCTCGTGGAGCAGGATATGGTATGGATACAATAAGAGTAGATGGTAATGATGTATTTGGAGTATATAATGCAACAAAGGCAGCACGAGAAATGTGTGTCAAAGAAAACAGACCCGTTCTTATTGAGGCTATGACTTACAG aaTTGGACATCACAGTACATCAGATGACAGCTCTGTTTACAGAAAAAAGGGGGAGATATTGTCATGGGATGATCAATCTCCCATCCATAGGTTAAGGAACTATATGGAAATCCAGGGCTGGTGGGATGATGAACAAGAATCTGCCTGGAAAgaaaagtcaaagaaaaaa gTAATGGAAGCCTTTGCTCGCGCAGAGAAGAGAAAGAAGCCCaatccagaaatgttatttacTGATGTGTATGATGAGATGCCACCTCgaattcaaaaacaaatggaaTCTATGAAATCACATTGTACACAATATAAAGAACATTATCCCTTTGATGATCATGTACCAATGACTTGA